One part of the Rutidosis leptorrhynchoides isolate AG116_Rl617_1_P2 chromosome 1, CSIRO_AGI_Rlap_v1, whole genome shotgun sequence genome encodes these proteins:
- the LOC139871156 gene encoding protein LIGHT-DEPENDENT SHORT HYPOCOTYLS 10-like, whose amino-acid sequence MSSNIPKLDPSEGSSRSTTGDQSQNPAPLSRYESQKRRDWNTFGQYLKNQRPPVSLSQCNYNHVLEFLRYLDQFGKTKVHLHGCAFFGQPDPPAPCTCPLRQAWGSLDALIGRLRAAYEENGGSPEKNPFGNGAIRVYLREVKECQAKARGIPYKKKKKRKNQIKANEEMNASKLQAT is encoded by the coding sequence ATGTCAAGTAACATACCGAAATTAGATCCATCAGAAGGGTCTTCGCGATCAACAACCGGGGATCAAAGCCAGAATCCCGCGCCTTTAAGCAGATATGAGTCACAAAAACGGCGTGATTGGAACACTTTCGGTCAATATCTGAAGAATCAAAGACCTCCCGTTTCTCTCTCGCAGTGTAACTATAATCATGTTCTAGAATTTCTTCGATACCTAGATCAATTTGGAAAAACGAAGGTCCATTTACACGGTTGTGCTTTCTTTGGGCAACCAGACCCTCCTGCCCCTTGCACTTGCCCTCTCAGGCAAGCTTGGGGCAGTCTTGACGCCCTAATCGGGCGATTGAGAGCCGCTTACGAGGAGAACGGCGGCTCTCCTGAGAAAAATCCATTTGGAAATGGAGCAATTCGAGTTTATTTAAGAGAAGTGAAAGAATGTCAAGCCAAAGCAAGGGGTATTCCTtacaaaaagaagaagaaaaggaaaaatcaAATTAAAGCTAACGAAGAAATGAACGCTTCAAAGCTGCAGGCTACTTGA
- the LOC139900775 gene encoding uncharacterized protein yields the protein MRCMGFGCKWRKWILSCLSSASIPILVNGSPTKEFSLSRGVRQEDLLSPFLFILAAEGLNISKAAIEKGLFKGVEIDDRISLGKWSRENAYSLRNILKCFELASGLKVNFQKKFPLWDRGTAIENMNVAFKNSFAKIIGDGSNTLFWGKRLDNSRTCLVQDRVEVSKAETIFKWDWARNLAGRTEGELHELSSLLAGFEFRVKEQDK from the exons ATGAGATGTATGGGCTTTGGATGTAAATGGCGAAAATGGATTCTATCTTGTCTCAGTTCCGCTTCCATTCCTATACTTGTCAATGGCTCACCAACGAAAGAATTCTCACTTAGCCGTGGCGTTAGACAAGAGGATCTGTTATCTCCATTTCTCTTTATTCTCGCGGCAGAGGGGTTAAATATATCCAAGGCGGCCATTGAAAAAGGGTTGTTCAAAGGTGTGGAAATTG ATGATAGAATTTCTTTAGGAAAGTGGAGCCGGGAAAATGCGTATAGTCTTCGGAATATTCTTAAATGTTTTGAACTTGCTTCGGGTCTAAAAGTTAATTTTCAAAAAAAGTTTCCTTTATGGGATCGAG GTACCGCAATTGAAAACATGAACGTGGCTTTCAAGAATTCATTTGCAAAAATCATTGGAGACGGATCGAATACTTTGTTTTGGGGAAAGCG GTTGGATAATTCGAGGACATGCCTTGTTCAAGATCGAGTGGAAGTCAGCAAAGCAGAAACAATTTTCAAGTGGGATTGGGCTCGAAATCTAGCTGGCCGAACAGAGGGAGAGTTGCATGAGTTATCTTCTCTTCTTGCAGGTTTCGAGTTCAGGGTAAAAGAGCAAGATAAATAG
- the LOC139900783 gene encoding uncharacterized protein, which yields MIDIIKTVSLSGSGTNKWKFSGDKSGWKRIAVRVELDQRGIDLDTLLCPICNDAVELVDHAIYSCKSAKDIWIGIFKWWNLPFPSGATIDELINGTCFTTSNTNKRKVWQAIMWVTCYMIWKNRNLKVFKNDSWATPKIICEIQVKSFEWIQNRSRKPASTWQQWLMGTNALDSTFDPG from the exons ATGATAGACATCATCAAAACAGTTTCGTTATCAGGGAGCGGCACAAACAAATGGAAATTTTCGGGTGACAAGAGCGGGTG GAAACGAATCGCTGTTAGGGTGGAACTTGATCAGAGGGGGATCGATTTAGACACATTATTATGCCCCATTTGTAATGATGCGGTTGAATTGGTAGATCACGCCATTTACTCATGCAAATCCGCTAAAGATATATGGATTGGCATCTTTAAATGGTGGAATCTTCCCTTCCCTTCGGGAGCCACTATCGACGAATTGATCAATGGAACGTGCTTTACAACATCGAATACAAATAAGCGGAAAGTTTGGCAAGCGATTATGTGGGTAACATGCTACATGATATGGAAAAATAGGAACCTCAAAGTTTTTAAAAACGATTCTTGGGCGACTCCGAAGATCATTTGCGAAATACAAGTGAAATCATTCGAGTGGATACAAAATCGTTCGAGAAAGCCAGCTTCAACGTGGCAACAATGGCTCATGGGTACAAACGCATTAGATTCAACTTTTGATCCGGGTTGA